The genomic stretch TTGTGCTGATGCTAGGGGCAGGTGTTGCTATTAGTCTAGTAGGTAATTTATCTAAAGGAAACTCCAAATCCCTCTCAATCTTCCTTTTTCCTCTTTCCTCTTTTCCCTTAGGAGCGATCGCTACTGAAGCCCATCCTAAAACTTGGACAGCCGTATTTCTCAGCTTTCTCAAAATCGGCTCTGTTCTCTATGGTAGTGGCTATGTACTGTTAGCTTTTGTACAACAAGAATTCGTCGATCGCACCCATTGGCTAACTTCACAACAGTTATTAGATGCTATAGCGATCGGGCAGTTTACCCCAGGTCCAGTATTAACTACAGCTACGTTTATCGGTTATATCTTGGCAGGGCATTTGGGCGCGATCGCCGCCACGATTGGAATTTTTTTGCCAGCATTTATTCTCGTTCCTGCCATTAATCCCTTTGTCTCCCAACTACGAAAATCTCCTTGGACAGCAGGTTTTCTTGACGGAGTGAATGCAGCTTCCATTGGTCTAATGGCAGCCGTAGCTTGGGAGCTAGGACGTGGCACTTTGATTGATATTTGGACAATCGTGATTGCGATCGCTAGTCTTGCCATTCTCCTGAAATTTCCTAAAGTTAATTCAGCTTGGTTAGTAATCGCTGGCGGCGCGATCGGTTGGCTGCTTAAGTTTAATCATTGACTTAAAACTCAATGATATTCTTCTCACTTGTACTAGCACCAGTACCAGAGAGATCAAGATAATTAACTTCTATCTGTTTACGAATTTCCGCTTTACGTTGTCTTGCTTCCTTAATTTTGGCTTGACATTCATAACCAAACTCTGGATTAGCAATTACATCAACAGTTTGATATTTGCTGAGCCAGTCCTTTTCATGTTTCTCGCACATGATGTATTGAATCTTGGCGATCGCAGTTCTGACAACAATTTGCGGACGCAATAAACCAATACGGGAGTTTTCATCAAGCCAGAGTAAATGCTGCAATTGTTGGGCAACATCTTCCTTCTCGGCACAGAGAATCTGTAATTGCTGCACTAAATGATCGGGATAGGGTTCTTCGGCAGCAAGGGAAGTTTTGTTTGCTTGGAGCAGATTGAGAATTGTTTGCCAAAGATAGCGATGATTAGATTGCGTAAATTCAATATTCTCTTCTTCGGCAATCTCTTGATATAAATAGGCGCGATGCTGGGGAAAATGGAGATAGATTTGTAAAAGTTGAGTTTCGGCAATATGTAAGGCGTTGGTGGTAGTGGTCAGAGAAGGGGCAGGCTTATTGCTATTCCAGCGTGTATTGCGTAACTGGCGGCGGAGATCTTGCTCTAGGCGCAATGCTAAATAGGAATTTCCTTGGGATAACTTTTGAGCAGAAGTATGAATGTAATGGGTGCGAAAAAAGGAATCAACGGGTAGATTATTTAATAATTGGGCGATCGCTTGACTACTCTTTTGAAAGCGATCGGCTTGGTTAAGATCCTGCCCTGCAAGGATTTGATCAATCTGCCAATCGAGAAATAGGGACGCATTTTTGAGCAAATCTCGATATGCCTCAGCGCTGTGTTGTTTGAGATATTCATCGGCATCTTTGCCATCGGGCATCGTCAACACCCGTAATTGCACCATGCCGTTAAAGACTAATTCCTTAAAACCTGCGATCGCCTTTTCTGCTGCCGTAATTCCTGCCTTGTCCGCATCGAAGTTTAAAATTACATTTTTCGATTCGGTATAGCGCAGTAGTTGCTTCATTTGGTCGGCATTGAGGGCGACACCCATCGTGGCGATCGCTTGACCAATTCCTGCTTGATGCAACGCGATCGCATCAAAATAGCCTTCCACCACAATCGCTTGATCGGATTTGGCAATTTCATCTCGTGCCTTATCCATCGCAAAGAGAACTGTCCCCTTACTAAAGAGTTCCGTTTCAGGAGAGTTTAAATATTTAGGTTCTTCATCACCAAGGGAGCGCCCACCAAAGGCAATTACCCGACCGCGAGTATCGTGAATGGGAATCATCAAGCGATCGCGAAAGCGATCGTAAAAGCCATTACCTGTTTTACGCGGCACGATTAGCCCCGCTTCTTCCACTAACTTCATGGGAATCTGTTTTTGCTGCACTAGATATCCCGTCAGGGTTTCCCAACCCGCAGGCGCATAACCCAGTTGAAATTTCTGAATTGTCTCTTTGCTCATTTGCCGCTTTTCGGTGAGATAAGCTAGAGCCTCACGTCCCTGTGGCGCATACAGTGCATGTTGATAAAAACTTGTCGTTAATGCCATCACCTCGTATAGGCGATCGCGATGGGAAATTTGACGCTGGATTTCCTTCGCTTTTTCTGGCTCAACGGTTTGAATGGGAACGTTATAGCGTTTTGCTAAATCTAAAACTACGTCAGAGAACGATCGCTTATCGATCTCCATTAAGAACTTAACTGCACCACCTGCTGCCCCACAGTTAAAGCAGTGATACATTTGCCGCGATGGATTAACCGTTAAAGCTGTGGCGTTTGTCCCATTATGAAAAGGGCAGGCTCCCCGAAAATTCGCCCCACTTTTGCGTAGCACAACTCGTTCAGACACGATATCTACAATGTCTGCTCTTTGACTTACTTGGTCAATAGTATCTTTGTGGATCTGGAATTGTGCAGACATGATCGCGATCGCCTATTTGAAAACCGCAGTTATGTTCTTATTATTTTATCGCAGTCAACATCATAATTTCTGATCCCCTAAATTGATAGTCATAAAGATAATCGGCGCTTCGCACCGACTATCCTTTTAAATTACCCCTAAAGATGGTTGGCGCTTTGCGCCAACCATCTTTTTAAATTACTTCATTAACAGGGAAGCGATCTATTAACTGAGCAGCTTGTTTGGCGGTTTGATAAAGCTGTGATGGCAAATTCGGCACATGGGGAATTTGGTATAGCAAATCAATAGTGCGGCGCATGAGGCGCACAATATCACCTTCATCAAGATTTGTGTTTTGACATAGCTCCACCCATTCCATTCCCAACGCCCACTGCTCGACTAGTCCCGTCAGCTCGTAATCTAACCATGCAGGAATATCGACTAAATGACGACGCTGTACCTGCATCAACTCACGACGGCGATCGCGTAAACCATCGAGGGCATCTTCAACCGTTGGCGATAAACCAAACTTGATCCAGTTGTCTGGACGACTATTTTCACTAACGATCGCGGCGCAGACAGTAGCAAGATGATGGGGTAAGAGATTA from Pseudanabaena sp. Chao 1811 encodes the following:
- a CDS encoding chromate transporter; this encodes MPEYTKHDSEPENFLDAQAQETQLSNKTSLWDLALVFAKLGTIAFGGPAAHIAQIDLEVVQNRRWLSREKLLDMLSISNLIPGPNSTELAIHVGLEQAGWQGAIVAGACFIIPAMLLVWGLAIIYMEYQTVPAVGWLLYGVKPVIIAIIAQALWKLGKSALKNIPTWCVGIFVLGLYFLKINEIVLMLGAGVAISLVGNLSKGNSKSLSIFLFPLSSFPLGAIATEAHPKTWTAVFLSFLKIGSVLYGSGYVLLAFVQQEFVDRTHWLTSQQLLDAIAIGQFTPGPVLTTATFIGYILAGHLGAIAATIGIFLPAFILVPAINPFVSQLRKSPWTAGFLDGVNAASIGLMAAVAWELGRGTLIDIWTIVIAIASLAILLKFPKVNSAWLVIAGGAIGWLLKFNH
- the dnaG gene encoding DNA primase codes for the protein MSAQFQIHKDTIDQVSQRADIVDIVSERVVLRKSGANFRGACPFHNGTNATALTVNPSRQMYHCFNCGAAGGAVKFLMEIDKRSFSDVVLDLAKRYNVPIQTVEPEKAKEIQRQISHRDRLYEVMALTTSFYQHALYAPQGREALAYLTEKRQMSKETIQKFQLGYAPAGWETLTGYLVQQKQIPMKLVEEAGLIVPRKTGNGFYDRFRDRLMIPIHDTRGRVIAFGGRSLGDEEPKYLNSPETELFSKGTVLFAMDKARDEIAKSDQAIVVEGYFDAIALHQAGIGQAIATMGVALNADQMKQLLRYTESKNVILNFDADKAGITAAEKAIAGFKELVFNGMVQLRVLTMPDGKDADEYLKQHSAEAYRDLLKNASLFLDWQIDQILAGQDLNQADRFQKSSQAIAQLLNNLPVDSFFRTHYIHTSAQKLSQGNSYLALRLEQDLRRQLRNTRWNSNKPAPSLTTTTNALHIAETQLLQIYLHFPQHRAYLYQEIAEEENIEFTQSNHRYLWQTILNLLQANKTSLAAEEPYPDHLVQQLQILCAEKEDVAQQLQHLLWLDENSRIGLLRPQIVVRTAIAKIQYIMCEKHEKDWLSKYQTVDVIANPEFGYECQAKIKEARQRKAEIRKQIEVNYLDLSGTGASTSEKNIIEF